The following coding sequences are from one Archangium lipolyticum window:
- a CDS encoding serine/threonine-protein kinase, translating to MKKPTLFGKYLLLERINVGGMAEVFTAKAFGVEGFERILAIKKILPTMAEDEEFITMFIDEARISVQLNHANIVHIHELGKHEDTYFIAMEYVAGRDLRTLLERYRRRKEIMPTAQAVFIASKICEGLDYAHRKKDARGQDLNIIHRDVSPQNILISYEGEVKIIDFGIAKAANRSQKTQAGILKGKFGYMSPEQVRGLPIDRRSDVFAVGVILYELLTGERLFVGESDFSTLEKVRSADVPMPRQFNPNIPAGLEKVLMKSLARDAEDRYQWGSDLQEDLMRFLLAGDAIYSSKHLSGFMKEAFAEDIIREAEKMERYSTVERPDQIETSGVTGDISRTQRRQQATPATPVAGRSPTSPAQPAVKSGYVPPPTEEELAELDGAGDKTQIVDSARALRPDSSAPEPSASVLVDDSLTGETGGYLPPEDETIPPTPREKFRGAGRQQVVIGEEGEGYSGATVVGPAPTARLDSEEPVESNATRVGQIESGGTMVSPMPTGQRPRLEMDEEDPYASHHSEADQDEQHLSEEEPPDEYGEEPRTQETAGDPQEEEATGPIDISSTAQKSAQEKSKPSAPRAPSTGKKLPPKALIGVAAGAVLLVLVVLGAVLFSGPSTGSLMISVQPAEGAEVRIDGQVVAQNQVIELSEGTHKLTATAPGHLPAEQEVSVAKGQSPQVVSVSLDAEPPADAPDKPAGGDSQVAAAGTGTGTGTGPQTGQTGTPSDSQQPEDAPDEKDEPQTASATGTGTGTGTGTPSAPEQPAKPTTFAAVFVGEAGAEIEVDGKRVGKTPDAKLSDLSIGKSYSFTVKRAGYKPFSSKFRSEGETEVKVAFALEKEQPPAPPPERPAVVKKTPEPKPAVVKASAAAPRTTAKGKLACSSKPLGAQIWVDGKYTGRDTPAAFGNPVILPVGSHTVVFKLDGKQSKPQKVNITEGDMAKLINIAVE from the coding sequence ATGAAGAAGCCGACCCTATTTGGGAAGTACCTCCTCCTCGAGCGCATCAACGTTGGCGGCATGGCGGAGGTCTTCACGGCCAAGGCCTTCGGTGTCGAAGGGTTCGAGCGGATCCTCGCCATCAAGAAGATCCTCCCGACGATGGCGGAGGACGAAGAGTTCATCACGATGTTCATCGACGAGGCGCGGATCAGCGTTCAGCTGAACCACGCCAACATCGTGCACATCCACGAGCTCGGCAAACACGAGGACACCTACTTCATCGCCATGGAGTACGTGGCCGGGCGGGATCTGCGCACGCTCCTGGAGCGCTACCGGCGGCGCAAGGAGATCATGCCCACGGCCCAGGCCGTCTTCATCGCCTCGAAGATCTGCGAGGGGCTCGACTACGCCCACCGCAAGAAGGACGCACGCGGGCAGGACCTGAACATCATCCACCGCGACGTGTCTCCGCAGAACATCCTCATCTCGTACGAAGGCGAGGTGAAGATCATCGACTTCGGTATCGCCAAGGCGGCGAACCGCTCGCAGAAGACGCAGGCCGGCATCCTCAAGGGCAAGTTCGGCTACATGAGCCCGGAGCAGGTCCGCGGCCTGCCCATCGACCGTCGCAGCGACGTCTTCGCCGTGGGCGTCATCCTCTACGAGCTGCTGACCGGAGAGCGGTTGTTCGTCGGCGAGTCGGACTTCTCCACCCTGGAGAAGGTCCGCAGCGCGGACGTGCCCATGCCGCGGCAGTTCAATCCGAACATCCCGGCGGGACTCGAGAAGGTGTTGATGAAGTCCCTCGCCCGCGATGCGGAGGATCGCTACCAGTGGGGGTCGGATCTGCAGGAGGACCTGATGCGGTTCCTCCTGGCCGGCGACGCCATCTACTCGTCCAAGCATCTGTCCGGCTTCATGAAGGAGGCTTTCGCGGAGGACATCATCCGCGAGGCCGAGAAGATGGAGCGGTACTCCACCGTCGAGCGCCCGGATCAGATCGAGACCTCGGGCGTCACCGGTGACATCTCCCGCACGCAGCGGCGGCAGCAAGCCACCCCCGCGACGCCCGTGGCCGGCCGCTCCCCCACGTCTCCCGCCCAGCCCGCCGTGAAGAGCGGTTATGTGCCTCCCCCCACCGAGGAGGAACTGGCGGAGCTCGATGGGGCAGGGGACAAGACGCAGATCGTCGACTCGGCCCGGGCCCTTCGGCCGGATTCTTCCGCTCCAGAGCCCTCGGCGAGCGTGCTGGTCGATGACAGCCTGACCGGTGAGACCGGCGGCTACCTGCCTCCCGAGGACGAGACCATTCCTCCCACGCCTCGCGAGAAGTTCCGCGGCGCCGGCAGGCAGCAGGTGGTCATCGGCGAGGAAGGGGAGGGCTACTCGGGTGCGACCGTCGTCGGACCCGCTCCCACGGCACGCCTGGACTCGGAAGAACCCGTCGAGTCCAACGCCACCCGCGTCGGCCAGATCGAATCGGGCGGCACCATGGTCAGCCCCATGCCCACCGGTCAGCGGCCGCGGCTCGAAATGGATGAGGAGGATCCGTACGCCTCCCATCACTCGGAGGCGGATCAGGACGAGCAGCATCTGTCCGAGGAGGAGCCGCCGGACGAGTATGGCGAGGAGCCTCGCACGCAGGAGACCGCGGGCGATCCCCAGGAAGAGGAGGCGACCGGCCCCATCGACATCTCCTCGACGGCGCAGAAATCCGCCCAGGAGAAGTCGAAGCCGTCGGCTCCGCGTGCCCCCTCCACTGGCAAGAAGCTCCCCCCGAAGGCCCTCATTGGCGTGGCCGCGGGCGCCGTACTGCTCGTGCTCGTGGTGCTGGGCGCCGTGTTGTTCTCCGGTCCCAGCACCGGCAGCTTGATGATCTCCGTCCAGCCCGCCGAGGGGGCCGAGGTCCGGATCGACGGGCAGGTCGTCGCTCAGAACCAGGTCATCGAGCTCTCCGAGGGCACCCACAAGCTGACCGCCACTGCTCCGGGTCATCTGCCCGCCGAGCAGGAGGTCTCCGTCGCCAAGGGACAGAGCCCCCAGGTGGTCTCCGTGTCGCTGGATGCCGAACCTCCCGCCGACGCTCCCGACAAGCCGGCCGGCGGTGACTCCCAGGTCGCCGCCGCGGGTACCGGGACTGGAACCGGTACGGGTCCCCAGACGGGCCAGACGGGCACCCCGTCGGATTCGCAGCAGCCGGAGGACGCTCCGGACGAGAAGGACGAGCCGCAGACTGCTTCGGCCACCGGAACCGGTACGGGCACGGGCACGGGTACCCCGTCCGCTCCGGAGCAGCCGGCCAAACCGACCACCTTCGCGGCGGTGTTCGTCGGAGAGGCCGGCGCGGAGATCGAAGTGGACGGCAAGCGCGTGGGCAAGACCCCCGACGCGAAGCTCTCCGACCTCTCCATCGGCAAGAGCTACTCCTTCACCGTCAAGCGCGCCGGCTACAAGCCCTTCTCGAGCAAGTTCCGCTCCGAGGGGGAGACCGAGGTGAAGGTGGCCTTCGCGCTCGAGAAGGAGCAGCCACCTGCGCCTCCCCCCGAGCGTCCAGCCGTCGTGAAGAAGACGCCCGAGCCCAAGCCCGCCGTGGTGAAGGCCTCCGCTGCCGCGCCTCGGACCACCGCCAAGGGCAAGCTCGCCTGCAGCTCCAAGCCGCTCGGTGCCCAGATCTGGGTCGATGGCAAGTACACCGGCCGGGATACCCCCGCCGCGTTCGGCAACCCGGTGATCCTCCCGGTAGGCAGCCACACGGTCGTCTTCAAGCTCGACGGCAAGCAGAGCAAGCCCCAGAAGGTGAACATCACCGAGGGGGACATGGCCAAGCTCATCAACATCGCCGTCGAGTAG
- a CDS encoding KamA family radical SAM protein gives MTTPIRGKASSAGPAQQPFSYPLRREFVEPDWRRLPGYKDVTQTDWESSVWQRKHTVKNLKELKAVLGHFLPDDLLASLERDQRERATMSILVPPQMINTMDETDLWNDPVRRYMLPAFDDRHPEWPNHPKASRDSLHEAEMWAVEGLTHRYPTKVLAEMLPTCPQYCGHCTRMDLVGNDVPQVQKHRFQLGQKERYEQMLDYLRRTPTVRDVVVSGGDIANLPIQALEPFVSALLDIPNIRDIRLASKGLMAIPQHFLQDSVLQGLERLAKKANERGVDLALHTHVNNARQLTPLVGKAVRKLLDMGFRDVRNQGVLLRGVNSTPKDLLELCFTLLDHAKILPYYFYMCDMIPNSEHWRLSVAEAQKLQHDIMGYMPGFATPRIVCDVPFVGKRWIHQVAEYDQVRGISYWTKNYRTGIEGDDAEALTRKYEYFDPIYTLPEAGQQWWREQAKAA, from the coding sequence ATGACGACGCCCATCCGCGGCAAGGCCTCCTCGGCCGGCCCCGCGCAGCAGCCTTTCTCCTATCCGCTCCGCCGCGAGTTCGTGGAGCCCGACTGGCGGCGCCTGCCCGGCTACAAGGACGTGACCCAGACCGATTGGGAGAGCTCCGTCTGGCAGCGCAAGCACACCGTCAAGAACCTCAAGGAGCTCAAGGCCGTCCTCGGCCACTTCCTGCCCGATGACCTCCTGGCCAGCCTCGAGCGCGATCAGCGCGAGCGGGCGACGATGTCCATCCTCGTCCCGCCCCAGATGATCAACACCATGGACGAGACGGACCTGTGGAACGACCCGGTCCGCCGTTACATGCTGCCCGCCTTCGATGACCGGCACCCCGAGTGGCCCAACCACCCCAAGGCCAGCCGCGACAGCCTCCACGAGGCGGAGATGTGGGCCGTGGAAGGTCTCACCCACCGCTACCCCACCAAGGTGCTGGCGGAGATGCTCCCCACCTGCCCCCAGTACTGCGGCCACTGCACCCGTATGGACCTCGTCGGCAACGACGTCCCCCAGGTCCAGAAGCACCGCTTCCAGCTCGGGCAGAAGGAGCGCTACGAGCAGATGCTCGACTACCTGCGCCGCACGCCCACCGTCCGCGACGTGGTCGTCAGCGGCGGGGACATCGCCAACCTCCCCATCCAGGCCCTCGAGCCCTTCGTCAGCGCCCTGCTCGACATCCCCAACATCCGGGACATCCGCCTGGCCAGCAAGGGCCTCATGGCCATCCCCCAGCACTTCCTCCAGGACTCCGTCCTCCAGGGGCTGGAGCGGCTCGCCAAGAAGGCCAATGAGCGCGGCGTGGACCTCGCCCTCCACACCCACGTCAACAACGCCCGCCAGCTCACCCCCCTCGTCGGCAAGGCCGTCCGCAAGCTGCTCGACATGGGCTTCCGCGACGTGCGCAACCAGGGCGTCCTGCTGCGCGGCGTGAACAGCACCCCCAAGGATCTCCTCGAGCTGTGCTTCACCCTGCTCGATCACGCGAAGATCCTCCCGTACTACTTCTACATGTGCGACATGATCCCCAACTCGGAGCACTGGCGCCTCAGCGTGGCCGAGGCCCAGAAGCTCCAGCACGACATCATGGGGTACATGCCCGGCTTCGCCACCCCACGCATCGTCTGCGACGTGCCCTTCGTCGGGAAGCGGTGGATCCACCAGGTCGCCGAGTACGACCAGGTCCGCGGCATCTCGTACTGGACCAAGAACTACCGCACTGGCATCGAGGGCGATGACGCCGAGGCCCTCACCCGCAAGTACGAGTACTTCGACCCCATCTACACGCTGCCCGAGGCCGGTCAGCAGTGGTGGCGCGAGCAGGCCAAGGCGGCGTGA
- a CDS encoding KamA family radical SAM protein translates to MLPPVPPSKGASARPASEAGRRALFPEATDTEWADWRWHQRHAVRNLAQLEKYVPLTPDERAGVQETSSLFRIGISPYYLSLIDREHPLCPIRMQSIPVRAEARIRPGELEDPLGEDKTRPEEAIVHKYPDRVLFLALDTCSVYCRHCTRRRITKGGEAELSKEQMRRGLDYIRRHPEVRDVLISGGDPFLLSEERLEELLAPLHEIPHVEMVRIGTRVPVCLPMRVTDSLARLLRRYAPVYVVTHFNHPKEVTPEAREACERLVDHGVPVENQAVLMRRLNSDARIIKELSHSLLRIRVRPYYLHQMDVAQGCEHLRTPISKGMEILQQLRGHTTGLAVPHLAVDLPGGGGKVTLQPDYVLERGEHETLFRNYKGERYVYPEPEETDCSCPYDSVWQQRRWG, encoded by the coding sequence ATGCTCCCCCCAGTGCCGCCCTCCAAGGGCGCTTCCGCGCGTCCGGCCTCCGAGGCCGGGCGCCGGGCCCTCTTTCCCGAGGCCACGGACACCGAGTGGGCCGACTGGCGCTGGCACCAGCGTCATGCCGTTCGCAACCTCGCCCAGCTGGAGAAGTACGTCCCCCTCACGCCCGACGAGCGCGCCGGCGTGCAGGAGACCTCCTCCCTGTTCCGCATCGGCATCAGCCCCTACTACCTGTCCCTCATCGACAGGGAGCACCCGCTCTGCCCCATCCGGATGCAGTCCATCCCCGTGCGCGCCGAGGCCCGCATCCGCCCCGGTGAGCTCGAGGACCCCCTCGGCGAGGACAAGACCCGCCCCGAGGAGGCCATCGTCCACAAGTACCCGGACCGCGTGCTCTTCCTCGCGCTCGACACCTGCTCCGTCTACTGCCGCCACTGCACCCGCCGCCGCATCACCAAGGGCGGCGAGGCCGAGCTCTCCAAGGAGCAGATGCGCCGCGGCCTCGACTACATCCGCCGTCACCCCGAGGTCCGTGACGTCCTCATCTCCGGCGGAGATCCGTTCCTCCTCTCCGAGGAGCGGCTCGAGGAGCTGCTCGCCCCCCTCCACGAGATTCCCCACGTGGAGATGGTCCGCATCGGCACCCGCGTGCCCGTGTGTCTGCCCATGCGCGTCACCGACTCGCTGGCCCGACTCCTGCGCCGCTACGCCCCCGTCTACGTCGTCACCCACTTCAACCACCCCAAGGAAGTCACTCCCGAGGCCCGTGAGGCTTGTGAGCGGCTCGTGGACCACGGCGTCCCCGTCGAGAACCAGGCCGTCCTCATGCGCCGGCTCAACTCGGATGCCCGCATCATCAAGGAGCTCTCCCACTCCCTGCTGCGCATCCGCGTCCGCCCCTACTACCTCCACCAGATGGACGTCGCCCAGGGCTGCGAGCACCTGCGCACCCCCATCTCCAAGGGCATGGAGATCCTCCAGCAGCTCCGCGGCCACACCACCGGCCTCGCCGTTCCCCACCTCGCCGTCGACCTGCCCGGCGGCGGTGGCAAGGTGACCCTCCAACCCGACTACGTCCTCGAGCGCGGCGAGCACGAGACCCTCTTCCGCAACTACAAGGGCGAGCGCTACGTCTACCCCGAGCCGGAAGAGACCGACTGCTCCTGCCCCTACGACTCCGTCTGGCAGCAGCGCCGCTGGGGGTAG
- a CDS encoding SpoIID/LytB domain-containing protein, whose amino-acid sequence MSRPVALLLLLLAPLQALAVETMRIAMGDSHGEVRVSGRGLSFGPDTEDARFSPLNQEGVIVRRRGSRLELNGAPVMGNAVRFRAGGADSDDAGVPGSSPLRAGDMQVRGDVVVRLYKDGLQLINVIPLEDYLTAVLGSEMPVSFPPEALKAQAVAARTYALQKKLETYGSPFHMGSSVLHQVYGGVNREDPRTRAAVEATRGEVLTYELAPIEAYFHASCGGRTETGQDALQRDLPYLQAVDCPCGRLPASRWSATVSDSELHSALGQSTEGFRVTSRTPTRRVNRVATSGGASLDGAAFRRKLGYTKLKSLEFDVERTSGGWHFNGRGYGHGAGLCQWGAKALADQGLSYRDILLHYYPGTELQQLY is encoded by the coding sequence ATGTCGCGACCTGTTGCACTGCTGCTGCTCTTGCTCGCGCCTCTCCAGGCGCTCGCCGTGGAGACGATGCGCATCGCCATGGGCGACTCCCACGGAGAGGTGCGCGTGAGTGGCCGGGGCCTGTCCTTCGGCCCCGATACCGAGGACGCCCGCTTCTCCCCGCTCAACCAGGAGGGCGTCATCGTGCGGCGCCGTGGCTCCCGTCTGGAGCTCAATGGGGCACCCGTCATGGGCAACGCGGTGCGCTTCCGCGCGGGCGGCGCGGACTCGGACGACGCGGGCGTGCCCGGCTCCTCCCCCCTGCGCGCGGGCGACATGCAGGTCCGCGGCGACGTGGTGGTGCGCCTCTACAAGGACGGGCTCCAGCTCATCAACGTCATCCCGCTCGAGGACTACCTCACCGCCGTGCTCGGCAGTGAGATGCCCGTCTCCTTCCCTCCGGAGGCCCTCAAGGCCCAGGCCGTCGCCGCTCGCACCTACGCCCTCCAGAAGAAGCTCGAGACCTACGGCAGCCCCTTCCACATGGGCAGCAGCGTGCTCCACCAGGTCTACGGCGGCGTCAACCGCGAGGACCCGCGCACCCGCGCCGCCGTGGAGGCCACCCGCGGCGAGGTGCTCACCTACGAGCTCGCCCCCATCGAGGCCTACTTCCATGCCTCCTGCGGCGGCCGCACCGAGACCGGCCAGGATGCCCTCCAGCGAGACCTCCCCTACCTCCAGGCCGTGGACTGCCCGTGTGGCCGGCTGCCCGCCAGCCGCTGGAGCGCCACCGTCTCCGACTCCGAGCTGCATTCCGCCCTTGGCCAGTCCACCGAGGGCTTTCGCGTCACCTCCCGTACCCCTACCCGCCGGGTGAACCGGGTCGCCACCTCGGGCGGCGCCTCGCTCGATGGGGCGGCCTTCCGGCGCAAGCTCGGCTACACGAAGCTCAAGAGCCTGGAGTTCGACGTGGAGCGCACCTCGGGCGGCTGGCACTTCAACGGCCGTGGCTACGGCCATGGCGCGGGCCTCTGCCAGTGGGGCGCCAAGGCGCTCGCGGACCAGGGCCTCTCCTACCGCGACATCCTCCTGCACTACTACCCGGGGACCGAGCTCCAGCAGCTCTACTGA